One sulfur-oxidizing endosymbiont of Gigantopelta aegis genomic region harbors:
- a CDS encoding bifunctional sulfate adenylyltransferase/adenylylsulfate kinase has product MPHGGDLVNLLVAPEEADSLKQQSEFFPSITLTKRQLCDLEMLINGAMSPLTGYMDKETYDSVIQTSRLPNNLLWPMPIVLDIEDKLAEKLSPGDKVALRDTEGFMPAVLTVSDIWQADKKLEADTIYGTQSNLHPGVDYLLNQSHSYYIGGEIQGTETLSHFDFEQLWSSPAELRALFNKQGWRNVLAFQTSQPMHKVHQHITLNAARENNAHILIHPTVGITKPGDLDYYARVHCYQAIQKYYPTNLATMSLLPLAMRMAGPKEALWHAIVNKNYGCSHILIGPEHASPPTEQFYAHSAAQQYVTEHADELGIIPVCPEETRYVAEKQAFLPLSSIKKDKLGSEMLSVDELKNHLQNNHPIPEWFSYPEVLKALSRAYPPLCKQGITLFFTGLSGSGKSTLAKIIYAKLIELGTRPVTLLDGDIVRHNLSSELGFSRNDRNINVRRISFVANEITKNGGVAICAPIAPYTEMRRSARELIEQYGAFIEIHVATPLEVCESRDRKGLYAKARKGIIPEFTGISDPYEQPETPEMRIDTSQFSPMEAAQAIYLYLFREGYIETAENCGQ; this is encoded by the coding sequence ATGCCTCACGGTGGTGATCTCGTCAATCTTCTTGTCGCTCCAGAAGAAGCTGACAGCCTAAAACAACAATCTGAGTTTTTCCCTTCAATCACACTGACAAAACGGCAATTATGTGATTTAGAGATGCTCATTAATGGTGCGATGTCTCCCTTAACAGGTTATATGGATAAAGAAACCTATGATTCTGTTATTCAAACCTCACGCTTACCTAACAATTTGCTTTGGCCGATGCCTATTGTTTTAGATATCGAAGACAAGCTAGCGGAAAAGCTGTCTCCCGGTGACAAAGTAGCCCTACGCGATACTGAGGGCTTTATGCCTGCGGTCTTAACAGTGTCCGACATCTGGCAGGCTGATAAAAAATTAGAAGCTGATACCATTTATGGTACTCAATCTAATTTACATCCTGGGGTAGACTACTTGTTAAATCAAAGTCACTCCTATTATATCGGAGGAGAGATTCAGGGCACCGAAACGTTATCCCACTTTGATTTTGAACAGCTTTGGTCATCCCCTGCTGAATTACGAGCCTTATTTAACAAACAAGGCTGGCGAAATGTGCTGGCCTTTCAAACCAGTCAGCCTATGCATAAGGTGCATCAACACATCACCCTGAATGCAGCACGTGAAAACAATGCGCATATACTGATTCACCCGACTGTTGGTATCACCAAGCCGGGGGATCTCGATTATTATGCTCGGGTGCATTGCTATCAGGCCATACAAAAATATTATCCCACTAACTTAGCGACCATGTCACTATTGCCACTCGCCATGCGCATGGCCGGCCCCAAAGAAGCACTCTGGCACGCAATCGTTAATAAGAATTATGGTTGCTCTCATATTCTCATCGGCCCTGAACATGCATCGCCCCCTACTGAGCAATTTTATGCACACTCTGCTGCCCAGCAATATGTGACTGAACATGCTGATGAATTGGGTATTATTCCGGTATGCCCTGAAGAAACACGCTATGTGGCAGAAAAACAAGCCTTTTTACCACTTTCTAGCATTAAAAAAGATAAGCTTGGCAGTGAAATGCTCTCGGTAGATGAGCTCAAGAACCATTTACAGAATAACCACCCTATTCCTGAGTGGTTTAGTTATCCTGAAGTGTTAAAAGCACTCAGCCGCGCCTATCCTCCCCTTTGTAAACAAGGCATCACCTTGTTTTTCACTGGACTGTCCGGATCAGGCAAATCAACCCTAGCAAAAATCATTTATGCCAAATTGATTGAGCTTGGTACTAGACCCGTGACCCTATTAGATGGTGATATTGTCAGACATAATTTATCCAGTGAATTAGGTTTTTCTAGAAATGACCGCAATATCAATGTTCGACGCATCAGCTTTGTCGCCAATGAAATTACCAAAAATGGTGGGGTGGCGATTTGTGCGCCGATTGCGCCTTATACCGAAATGCGCCGCAGTGCCCGTGAATTAATCGAACAATACGGTGCTTTCATTGAAATCCATGTCGCCACCCCCTTAGAAGTGTGTGAGTCACGGGATCGCAAAGGGCTTTATGCCAAGGCCAGAAAGGGCATTATTCCTGAATTTACCGGCATTAGTGATCCCTATGAGCAACCGGAAACCCCTGAAATGCGCATTGATACTAGCCAATTTTCACCCATGGAAGCAGCTCAGGCAATTTACCTCTATTTATTTAGAGAGGGCTATATAGAAACGGCTGAAAACTGCGGTCAATAG
- the rplJ gene encoding 50S ribosomal protein L10: MALSIEGKKAIVAEVAEIAANAHSVVGAVYQGIESNEMNELRAKARADGVYLRVVKNSLARRAVEGTDFECIQSELTGALVLAFSQEDPGAAGRVISEFVKENNKLEVKIVSIGGKLLAPKDVVVLAKMPTKDQAIGMLMSVMKAPISKFVRTLAEPHTKLVRTIAAVRDQKEAS, from the coding sequence GTGGCTTTATCTATTGAAGGTAAAAAAGCGATTGTCGCTGAAGTAGCTGAAATAGCCGCAAATGCACACTCTGTTGTAGGTGCTGTTTATCAGGGTATCGAATCAAACGAAATGAACGAGCTACGTGCTAAGGCACGTGCTGATGGTGTTTATCTTCGTGTGGTGAAGAATTCCCTGGCTAGACGCGCTGTAGAGGGTACAGATTTCGAATGTATTCAAAGTGAACTGACTGGCGCACTGGTTCTTGCTTTTTCGCAAGAAGATCCAGGTGCTGCGGGTCGAGTCATTTCTGAATTTGTGAAAGAAAATAACAAGCTGGAAGTAAAAATTGTCTCAATTGGCGGTAAATTACTTGCACCTAAAGATGTTGTTGTCCTTGCGAAGATGCCTACTAAGGATCAAGCAATCGGCATGTTGATGTCTGTTATGAAAGCACCTATTTCGAAATTTGTTCGCACTCTGGCAGAGCCGCATACAAAACTGGTTCGTACTATCGCAGCTGTTCGCGATCAGAAGGAAGCCAGCTAA
- the secE gene encoding preprotein translocase subunit SecE, whose protein sequence is MADKIKLSLAILVVAASLFVYYTQGEISVLYRVLGVFAGVIIGFLIAAKTEKGANSIAFVRASVIEMKKVVWPSKKETTQTTLTVGVMVVIVGIILWTFDQIIGWAVRLLTGQG, encoded by the coding sequence ATGGCAGATAAAATAAAACTAAGCTTAGCAATACTCGTTGTTGCAGCCTCTCTCTTTGTATATTACACCCAAGGTGAAATATCCGTACTTTATCGAGTGCTGGGTGTTTTTGCCGGTGTGATTATTGGCTTTCTGATTGCAGCAAAAACTGAAAAAGGTGCGAATAGCATTGCCTTTGTCAGAGCTTCAGTCATTGAGATGAAAAAAGTAGTATGGCCTAGCAAAAAGGAAACCACTCAAACTACCTTAACTGTTGGTGTGATGGTTGTAATTGTAGGCATTATTCTCTGGACTTTCGACCAGATAATTGGTTGGGCTGTTCGTTTATTGACCGGTCAGGGATAA
- the rplK gene encoding 50S ribosomal protein L11 → MAKKIEAYIKLQVAAGSANPSPPVGPALGQHGVNIMEFCKAFNAKTDSLEKGMPVPVVITVFSDRSFTFITKTPPAAVLLKKAAGIKSGSGVPNRDKVGKVNRAQLEEIANTKMEDLSAADMDAAVRTIAGTARSMGIETEGVK, encoded by the coding sequence ATGGCTAAGAAGATTGAAGCATATATTAAGTTGCAGGTAGCCGCTGGCTCTGCAAACCCAAGTCCACCAGTTGGTCCTGCACTAGGTCAACATGGTGTGAACATCATGGAATTCTGTAAGGCATTTAATGCGAAAACAGACAGTCTTGAAAAAGGCATGCCTGTTCCTGTCGTTATTACTGTCTTTAGTGATCGTAGTTTCACTTTCATCACTAAAACTCCCCCTGCTGCCGTATTGCTGAAAAAAGCCGCTGGCATCAAGAGTGGTTCAGGTGTACCTAACCGCGATAAAGTGGGCAAAGTGAATCGCGCGCAATTAGAAGAAATTGCTAACACTAAAATGGAAGATCTCTCTGCTGCTGATATGGATGCTGCCGTGCGTACCATCGCAGGTACAGCAAGAAGTATGGGTATTGAGACAGAGGGAGTTAAATAA
- the rplL gene encoding 50S ribosomal protein L7/L12 has protein sequence MAVSKDEMLEAIANMSVMEVVELIEAMEEKFGVTAAVAVAAAPAAGGDAGGDAAEQTEFDVILTAVGDKKVNVIKAVRAITGLGLKEAKGVVDGAPAPVKEGVEKAEAEEIKKQLEEAGASVELK, from the coding sequence ATGGCTGTATCTAAAGACGAAATGTTAGAAGCAATTGCTAATATGTCTGTAATGGAAGTTGTGGAACTTATTGAAGCAATGGAAGAAAAATTTGGTGTAACTGCTGCTGTTGCAGTTGCTGCTGCACCTGCTGCTGGCGGTGACGCTGGTGGTGACGCTGCTGAGCAAACTGAATTTGATGTAATTCTGACTGCTGTAGGTGACAAGAAAGTAAACGTCATTAAAGCTGTACGCGCTATCACAGGTTTAGGTCTTAAAGAAGCTAAGGGTGTTGTTGATGGCGCTCCTGCTCCTGTTAAAGAAGGCGTTGAAAAAGCTGAAGCTGAAGAAATCAAAAAGCAGCTTGAAGAAGCTGGTGCATCTGTCGAACTTAAGTAA
- the rpoB gene encoding DNA-directed RNA polymerase subunit beta: MAYSFTEKKRIRKNFGIAKGIMDVPYLLAIQLDSFRKFLQSEVNPEGRNEVGLEGAFKSVFPIVSFSGNAALEYISYRLGKPAFDERECRTRGVTYSAPLRVKLRLIIYDKESSAKNKKVKDIREQEVFMGEIPLMTGNGTFIINGTERVIVSQLHRSPGVFFDHDKGKTHSSGKLLFNARVIPYRGSWLDFEFDPKDNVFVRIDRRRKLPATILLRALGYESEQILDMFFDFEEFKISETGAEIKVVSERMRGETFSFDIKDSEGTVLVEQGRRITARLVRQIDKSKMEYMRVPLEILFGKAIATNIVDKETGEIVANANDEITEELLEKLLEAKVTDVKTIYTNDLDAGAFISETLRIDPSSTKLEAQVEIYRMMRPGEPPTKEAAEALFSNLFFAEERYDLSAVGRMKFNRRIGREDLTGEGVLSNEDIIAVIDTLLNIKNGKGVVDDIDHLGNRRVRSVGEMAENQFRVGLVRVERAVKERLTLAEADNLMPQELINAKPVSAAIKEFFGSSQLSQFMDQNNPLSEITHKRRVSALGPGGLTRERAGFEVRDVHPTHYGRVCPIETPEGPNIGLINSLSVYARTNDYGFLESPYRKVVDSKLTDQIDYLSAIDESEFVIAQANATIDDDGKITDAIVNCRHLNEFTTYSPDKVNYIDVSPRQIVSVAASMIPFLEHDDANRALMGSNMQRQAVPTLKADKPLVGTGMERTVAIDSGVAAIARRGGLIDKCDASRIVIRVNDEETLPGESGVDIYNLTKYTRSNQNTCINQRPLVKEGDVIARGDVLADGPSTDIGELALGQNMMIAFMPWNGYNFEDSILISERMVEEDRFTTIHIEELTCIARDTKLGSEEITSDIPNVGESALAKLDESGIVYIGAEVKGGDILVGKVTPKGETQLTPEEKLLRAIFGEKASDVKDTSLRVSGSKVGTIIDVQVFTRDGLEKDARAKSIEEDALASVRKDMMDQFRIVEKDTYARVERVILDQIVDGGPGMNAGDKVTAEALAEIPSRSKWFDIKMRDTETQTQLEKLSENLENARKEFDEQFEEKRLKIVAGDDLAPGVLKMVKVYMAVKRRIQPGDKMAGRHGNKGVISTIVPVEDMPYLEDGRTVDIVLNPLGVPSRMNVGQVLETHLGWAARGLGLKIGDMLQEKAAEAEKVKKLREYLHKIYNESAGVKEDLDSLSDTDILALCKNLKGGVPMATPVFDGAAESEIKRMLELAGYDESGQSVLYDGRTGNKFDRPVTVGYMYMLKLNHLVDDKMHARSTGPYSLVTQQPLGGKAQFGGQRFGEMEVWALEAYGAAYTLQEMLTVKSDDVTGRTRMYKNIVDGDHRIDAGMPESFNVLLKEIRALGIDIELEQVD, encoded by the coding sequence ATGGCCTATTCATTTACAGAAAAAAAACGTATTCGTAAGAACTTTGGCATCGCTAAAGGAATTATGGATGTACCTTACTTACTGGCTATTCAGCTGGATTCATTCCGTAAATTTTTACAATCTGAAGTTAACCCTGAAGGACGCAATGAAGTCGGTCTGGAAGGTGCTTTTAAATCAGTGTTTCCAATTGTCAGCTTTTCTGGCAATGCCGCACTTGAATACATCAGCTATAGACTGGGTAAACCGGCCTTTGATGAGCGCGAATGTCGCACTCGTGGTGTAACCTACTCTGCACCTTTACGCGTCAAGTTACGCCTGATTATTTATGATAAAGAATCCAGTGCTAAGAACAAAAAAGTAAAAGATATTCGTGAGCAAGAAGTTTTCATGGGTGAAATTCCTCTGATGACGGGCAATGGTACTTTCATTATTAATGGTACTGAGCGTGTTATTGTTTCACAATTACATAGAAGTCCTGGCGTATTCTTTGATCATGACAAGGGTAAAACTCATTCATCCGGTAAATTATTGTTTAATGCCCGGGTGATTCCATACCGTGGTTCTTGGTTAGATTTTGAATTTGACCCTAAGGATAACGTCTTTGTTCGTATTGATAGACGGCGCAAATTACCAGCCACCATTTTATTGCGCGCTCTAGGTTATGAATCAGAGCAAATATTGGATATGTTCTTTGATTTTGAAGAATTCAAAATCAGTGAAACGGGCGCAGAAATTAAAGTCGTTTCAGAAAGAATGCGTGGCGAAACCTTTAGCTTTGATATTAAAGATAGTGAAGGGACTGTTCTAGTAGAACAAGGTCGTCGTATTACTGCACGTTTAGTGCGCCAAATTGATAAGTCAAAAATGGAATATATGCGCGTTCCATTGGAAATTCTTTTTGGTAAGGCAATCGCCACAAATATCGTTGATAAAGAAACCGGTGAAATCGTAGCCAATGCCAATGATGAAATCACTGAAGAATTATTAGAAAAATTACTGGAAGCAAAAGTAACTGACGTTAAAACCATTTATACTAATGATTTAGATGCTGGTGCTTTTATTTCTGAAACACTGCGTATCGATCCCTCTTCGACCAAGCTTGAAGCACAAGTCGAGATTTATCGTATGATGCGTCCAGGCGAGCCCCCCACTAAAGAAGCAGCAGAAGCATTATTTTCTAATCTATTCTTTGCTGAAGAACGTTATGATTTATCAGCCGTAGGTAGGATGAAATTTAACCGCCGTATCGGTCGTGAAGATCTGACCGGCGAGGGTGTCTTATCAAATGAAGACATTATTGCGGTCATTGACACCTTATTAAATATTAAAAATGGTAAGGGCGTCGTTGATGACATCGATCACCTAGGCAATCGACGTGTACGTAGCGTTGGTGAAATGGCAGAAAACCAGTTCCGCGTCGGTTTAGTTCGTGTTGAACGTGCTGTTAAAGAACGTTTAACATTAGCAGAAGCCGATAACCTGATGCCTCAGGAACTCATTAATGCCAAGCCTGTTTCAGCAGCGATTAAAGAATTCTTTGGCTCCAGCCAGTTATCACAGTTTATGGATCAAAATAATCCATTATCTGAAATCACTCATAAACGTCGTGTTTCAGCCTTAGGCCCCGGTGGTCTGACGCGTGAACGCGCAGGTTTTGAAGTGCGTGATGTACATCCAACTCACTATGGTCGTGTTTGTCCGATTGAAACACCTGAGGGACCAAATATTGGTTTGATTAACTCCCTGTCTGTATATGCCCGTACTAATGATTATGGTTTCCTTGAGTCGCCTTACCGTAAGGTCGTTGATAGTAAGCTAACCGATCAAATTGACTACTTGTCCGCGATTGATGAATCTGAGTTTGTTATTGCTCAGGCCAATGCAACGATTGATGATGATGGTAAGATTACTGATGCTATTGTTAATTGTCGTCACTTAAATGAATTTACTACCTATTCACCGGATAAGGTGAATTATATTGATGTCTCACCCAGACAGATTGTCTCGGTAGCGGCATCAATGATTCCATTCTTAGAACACGATGATGCTAACCGTGCCTTGATGGGTTCAAACATGCAACGTCAGGCTGTACCGACACTAAAAGCTGATAAGCCTTTAGTTGGAACCGGTATGGAACGTACGGTTGCGATTGACTCCGGTGTGGCTGCAATTGCTCGCCGTGGTGGACTTATTGACAAGTGTGATGCGTCTCGTATTGTGATTCGTGTCAATGATGAAGAAACCTTGCCGGGTGAGTCGGGTGTTGATATTTATAATCTGACTAAATACACCCGTTCTAATCAAAATACCTGTATTAATCAACGTCCGTTGGTTAAAGAAGGTGATGTGATTGCTCGTGGTGATGTGCTGGCCGATGGTCCTTCAACGGATATCGGAGAATTAGCACTGGGTCAGAATATGATGATCGCCTTCATGCCTTGGAATGGTTATAACTTCGAAGATTCGATTCTTATTTCCGAACGTATGGTTGAAGAAGATCGTTTCACTACCATTCACATTGAAGAACTGACGTGTATCGCTCGTGATACTAAATTAGGCTCAGAAGAAATCACCAGTGATATTCCTAATGTAGGTGAATCGGCATTAGCGAAACTGGATGAGTCCGGTATCGTTTATATCGGTGCTGAGGTTAAAGGTGGTGATATTCTGGTGGGTAAAGTGACACCTAAGGGTGAAACACAATTAACACCGGAAGAAAAATTACTACGTGCTATCTTTGGTGAAAAAGCCTCTGACGTGAAAGATACTTCACTGCGCGTTTCAGGCAGCAAAGTCGGTACTATTATCGACGTTCAGGTTTTCACTCGTGATGGCCTAGAAAAAGATGCCCGTGCTAAGTCAATTGAAGAAGATGCTCTGGCCTCAGTACGCAAGGACATGATGGATCAGTTCCGCATTGTGGAAAAAGATACTTATGCCCGTGTTGAACGTGTCATTCTCGATCAAATCGTTGATGGTGGCCCTGGCATGAATGCCGGTGACAAGGTTACTGCTGAAGCTCTGGCTGAAATTCCATCGCGTAGCAAGTGGTTCGATATCAAAATGCGTGATACTGAAACCCAGACTCAGTTAGAAAAATTATCAGAAAATCTGGAAAATGCCCGTAAAGAATTTGACGAGCAATTCGAAGAAAAACGTCTGAAAATTGTTGCCGGTGATGATTTAGCACCTGGCGTACTGAAAATGGTCAAGGTTTATATGGCGGTTAAACGTCGTATACAGCCTGGTGATAAGATGGCAGGTCGTCATGGTAACAAGGGTGTCATTTCCACTATTGTACCAGTTGAAGATATGCCTTATCTGGAAGACGGTCGTACTGTCGATATCGTACTTAACCCATTGGGTGTACCTTCTCGTATGAACGTGGGTCAGGTATTAGAAACTCACTTAGGTTGGGCTGCTAGAGGTCTGGGACTGAAAATTGGTGATATGTTGCAAGAAAAAGCAGCAGAAGCTGAGAAAGTCAAAAAGCTACGTGAATATCTGCACAAGATCTATAACGAAAGTGCTGGTGTTAAAGAAGACTTAGACAGCCTGAGTGATACCGACATACTGGCGCTATGTAAGAATCTCAAAGGTGGTGTGCCTATGGCAACACCGGTATTTGATGGTGCTGCAGAAAGTGAAATTAAACGTATGTTAGAACTTGCCGGCTATGATGAGTCTGGTCAGTCAGTACTTTATGATGGTCGTACCGGTAATAAGTTTGATCGTCCGGTCACTGTGGGCTATATGTATATGCTCAAACTCAACCACTTGGTTGATGACAAGATGCATGCACGTTCAACCGGTCCTTATAGTCTGGTAACACAGCAGCCTCTAGGTGGTAAAGCACAGTTTGGTGGTCAGCGCTTCGGAGAGATGGAAGTCTGGGCTCTGGAAGCTTATGGTGCTGCCTATACCTTGCAGGAAATGTTGACCGTTAAATCTGATGACGTGACGGGTCGTACCAGAATGTATAAAAACATTGTTGATGGCGACCACCGCATCGATGCCGGAATGCCTGAGTCATTCAACGTATTACTGAAAGAAATACGTGCCCTAGGCATCGACATCGAACTAGAGCAGGTCGATTAG
- the rplA gene encoding 50S ribosomal protein L1, which produces MTKLTKRQKIVNEKVELGKLYGFSEAVELLKSLPASKFEESVDISVNLGVDPRKSDQNVRGACVLPHGTGKTVRVAVFAQGENATKATEAGADIVGFEDLAAKIKAGEMDFDVVIATPDAMRVVGQLGQILGPRGLMPNPKVGTVTPDVVTAVNNAKAGQVRFRADKGGIIHCAIGKIGFDADKLQGNLEALVIDLQKSKPASAKGIYLKKISVSTTHGPGLTIDQSTIALK; this is translated from the coding sequence ATGACTAAGCTGACTAAAAGACAAAAAATTGTCAATGAAAAAGTAGAACTGGGTAAACTCTATGGTTTTTCTGAAGCGGTTGAGTTATTAAAATCATTACCAGCTTCCAAGTTCGAAGAATCAGTTGATATCAGTGTGAACTTGGGTGTTGACCCTCGTAAATCTGATCAAAACGTACGTGGTGCTTGTGTACTACCTCATGGTACTGGCAAGACTGTTCGTGTTGCTGTATTTGCTCAGGGCGAAAATGCCACTAAGGCAACTGAAGCCGGTGCAGATATCGTTGGTTTTGAAGACTTAGCTGCAAAAATCAAAGCCGGTGAAATGGACTTTGATGTTGTTATTGCCACACCAGATGCAATGCGCGTGGTTGGTCAACTAGGTCAAATCCTAGGACCACGTGGTTTGATGCCTAATCCTAAGGTGGGTACTGTTACACCGGATGTTGTGACTGCAGTCAACAATGCTAAAGCGGGTCAGGTTCGTTTCCGTGCTGACAAGGGTGGTATCATCCATTGTGCAATCGGTAAAATAGGCTTTGATGCAGACAAGTTACAAGGTAACTTAGAAGCTTTAGTGATTGATTTACAAAAATCAAAGCCGGCATCAGCAAAAGGCATTTACCTGAAAAAGATCAGTGTTTCTACCACACATGGTCCAGGTTTAACAATTGATCAATCAACAATTGCGCTTAAGTAA
- the tuf gene encoding elongation factor Tu encodes MSKEKFERTKPHVNVGTIGHVDHGKTTLTAAITKCMAEIHGGETRAFDQIDSAPEEKARGITIATSHVEYESVVRHYAHVDCPGHADYVKNMITGAAQMDGAILVCSAADGPMPQTREHILLSRQVGVPYILVYMNKADMVDDEELLELVEMEIRELLDLYEFPGDDTPIIIGSALKALEGDTSDIGVPSIVKLVEAMDTYIPEPERAIDGDFIMPVEDVFSISGRGTVVTGRIERGIVKVGEEIEIIGIKETQTTTCTGVEMFRKLLDQGQAGDNVGILLRGVKREDVERGQVLAKPGSITPHTIFDAEVYVLSKDEGGRHTPFFKGYRPQFYFRTTDVTGACELPEGVEMVMPGDNVQMVVTLIAPIAMEDGLRFAIREGGRTVGAGVVAKVIE; translated from the coding sequence ATGTCCAAGGAAAAATTCGAACGTACAAAACCGCATGTCAACGTTGGCACAATTGGCCACGTCGATCATGGTAAAACAACTTTAACTGCAGCAATCACCAAATGTATGGCAGAAATTCACGGTGGTGAAACTCGCGCATTTGATCAAATTGACTCAGCACCAGAAGAAAAAGCACGTGGTATCACGATTGCAACTTCTCACGTAGAATATGAATCAGTCGTTCGTCATTACGCACACGTTGACTGTCCAGGACACGCCGATTATGTTAAAAACATGATTACCGGTGCTGCTCAAATGGACGGCGCAATCCTTGTTTGTAGTGCGGCTGATGGCCCTATGCCACAAACCCGTGAGCACATCCTATTATCTCGTCAGGTTGGTGTACCTTATATCCTTGTTTATATGAACAAAGCCGATATGGTAGACGACGAAGAATTACTCGAATTAGTTGAAATGGAAATCCGTGAATTATTGGATCTCTATGAATTTCCAGGTGATGACACGCCAATTATTATCGGTTCAGCACTCAAAGCCCTAGAAGGCGATACCAGTGACATCGGCGTGCCATCAATCGTTAAACTCGTTGAAGCAATGGATACCTACATTCCAGAGCCAGAGCGTGCGATTGATGGTGATTTTATTATGCCCGTTGAAGACGTATTCTCAATCTCAGGTCGTGGTACGGTGGTAACCGGTCGTATTGAGCGTGGTATTGTTAAAGTCGGTGAAGAAATCGAAATCATCGGTATCAAAGAAACTCAAACGACTACCTGTACGGGTGTTGAAATGTTCCGCAAATTGCTTGACCAGGGTCAGGCAGGTGATAACGTCGGTATCCTTCTACGTGGTGTTAAACGTGAAGACGTCGAACGTGGTCAAGTACTGGCTAAACCGGGTTCAATCACCCCTCATACCATTTTCGATGCTGAAGTTTATGTATTGAGCAAAGATGAAGGTGGTCGTCATACTCCATTTTTCAAAGGCTATCGTCCACAGTTTTACTTCCGTACAACTGATGTGACCGGTGCTTGTGAATTACCCGAAGGTGTAGAAATGGTTATGCCAGGTGATAACGTGCAAATGGTTGTTACCTTGATTGCACCGATTGCGATGGAAGACGGTTTACGTTTTGCAATTCGTGAAGGTGGCCGTACCGTTGGTGCGGGTGTTGTTGCTAAGGTTATTGAATAA
- the nusG gene encoding transcription termination/antitermination protein NusG: MALRWYVVQAFSGYEKSVKRSLEERIVRLEMEADFGEILVPTEEVVEMRDGKKRRSERKFFPGYVLVQMEMNDDTWHLVKDAPRVLGFIGGKKDDPAPISDKEVESILNRIQEGTDKPKPKVLFESGELVRIIDGPFNDFNGVVEEVDYDKSRMRVSVSIFGRSTPVDLQFIQVEKT, encoded by the coding sequence ATGGCATTACGCTGGTATGTAGTACAAGCATTTTCTGGTTACGAAAAATCTGTAAAGCGTTCTCTTGAAGAGCGCATTGTGCGTTTAGAGATGGAAGCAGATTTCGGTGAAATTCTCGTTCCTACTGAAGAAGTAGTTGAAATGAGAGATGGCAAAAAACGTCGCAGTGAACGTAAATTCTTCCCCGGTTATGTGCTAGTACAAATGGAAATGAATGACGACACTTGGCATTTAGTCAAAGATGCACCCAGAGTACTGGGTTTCATCGGTGGCAAAAAAGACGATCCAGCACCCATCAGCGATAAAGAAGTCGAGTCTATCCTGAACCGAATTCAGGAAGGTACTGACAAGCCCAAACCTAAGGTATTATTTGAATCGGGTGAACTGGTGCGTATCATTGATGGTCCATTTAATGACTTTAATGGTGTCGTTGAAGAAGTTGATTACGACAAGAGCAGAATGCGTGTCTCAGTCAGTATCTTCGGCCGCTCAACACCGGTTGACCTGCAATTTATTCAGGTAGAAAAAACCTAG